Proteins encoded by one window of Bacteroidia bacterium:
- the pstA gene encoding phosphate ABC transporter permease PstA has product MITSKRTKEQIAFAIFRILGIITLGVLIWILGFICYNGISVMSWDFIFSYPEEGMTSGGIFPAIVGTLYLVLGSILIAFPLGVMSAIYTVEYAKNNWVTKLIRIMTNNLASIPSIVFGLFGMTLFVNTLAFGDSIIAGSLTLSLLILPVVIRTTEEALKAVPNTYRTGSMALGANKIQTIKRIILPTAFPNIITGLVLSIGRVSGETAPILFTVVAYFLPKLPSSIFDQVMALPYHLYVLATSGTDIEKSQPVAYGTALVLILIVLLMNTIAGIIKNQFQKNKK; this is encoded by the coding sequence ATGATTACTTCAAAAAGAACTAAAGAGCAGATTGCATTTGCCATATTCCGCATTCTGGGAATAATAACATTGGGTGTACTTATTTGGATTTTAGGATTTATCTGCTACAATGGAATAAGTGTAATGAGTTGGGATTTTATCTTCTCATATCCTGAAGAAGGAATGACTTCCGGTGGTATTTTTCCGGCAATAGTGGGCACGCTTTATCTTGTTTTAGGCAGCATACTCATTGCTTTTCCACTTGGCGTAATGTCTGCAATTTATACTGTTGAGTATGCAAAAAACAATTGGGTAACTAAACTTATCCGTATAATGACCAACAACCTGGCTAGTATTCCTTCTATTGTTTTTGGATTGTTTGGCATGACTTTATTTGTAAACACATTAGCTTTTGGCGATTCTATTATTGCCGGATCGCTGACACTGAGTTTACTCATTTTACCTGTGGTAATTCGAACCACAGAAGAAGCTCTTAAAGCGGTACCCAACACCTATCGTACTGGAAGTATGGCGCTTGGTGCCAATAAAATACAAACTATTAAAAGAATAATTCTACCAACAGCTTTTCCTAACATCATCACCGGGTTAGTGCTTTCCATTGGAAGGGTTTCAGGAGAAACTGCCCCAATATTGTTTACTGTGGTAGCTTATTTTCTCCCAAAATTACCAAGTAGCATCTTTGATCAGGTGATGGCATTACCATACCACTTATACGTACTAGCAACCAGCGGAACAGATATAGAAAAATCACAGCCTGTTGCTTATGGAACTGCATTAGTATTAATCCTCATTGTTTTACTGATGAATACTATTGCAGGAATTATTAAAAATCAATTTCAAAAAAACAAAAAATGA
- the pstC gene encoding phosphate ABC transporter permease subunit PstC codes for MNKVLEKFVESLLKISSAVTGITVLLIIIFLFKEGLGLFKSSTVEKGYTLVVNTQNPVDKLTAVEIKEIFDSEIENWKDVGGSNEDIRIFRFDEIFTMYSDEELGDDYSLLPQKLEEIIQSDSTIIAFLPLKYVPKNMSGIKELKTDTISISDFFLGTTWLPTATPSALFGILPLILGTLLVSFIAIVIAIPFGVGVAVYLSEIASEKVRKIMKPAIELLAGIPSVVYGFFGLVVMAPIVQKAGGLTLGETAFTGSLILAIMALPTIITISEDALRNTPKAMRDASYALGANRWQTIYKVVIPYASSGISAAIILGVGRAIGETMAVLMVTGNAAVMPHSLFESVRTIPATIAAELGEAPGGGTHYQSLFLLGCVLFLITLIISIISEKISGRKIIKE; via the coding sequence ATGAATAAAGTGTTAGAAAAATTTGTTGAGAGTTTACTTAAAATAAGCAGTGCTGTTACCGGAATAACAGTGCTGCTTATCATTATTTTTCTTTTTAAAGAGGGGTTAGGGTTATTTAAATCTTCAACAGTGGAGAAAGGATATACATTAGTAGTTAATACACAAAATCCTGTTGACAAGCTTACCGCTGTTGAGATTAAAGAAATATTTGATTCAGAGATTGAAAACTGGAAAGATGTTGGTGGTAGTAATGAAGATATTCGCATTTTCAGATTTGATGAAATCTTTACTATGTACTCTGATGAAGAATTGGGTGATGACTATTCATTATTACCACAAAAGCTGGAAGAAATTATTCAATCCGATTCAACAATAATAGCGTTTTTACCTCTAAAATATGTACCTAAAAATATGTCTGGCATAAAAGAACTGAAAACAGACACAATAAGCATTTCTGATTTCTTTTTGGGGACTACATGGTTGCCTACGGCAACACCTTCTGCACTCTTTGGAATCCTCCCATTAATTCTGGGAACACTTTTAGTGAGTTTTATAGCTATAGTAATAGCCATTCCTTTTGGAGTAGGAGTAGCGGTTTATCTATCAGAGATTGCAAGTGAAAAAGTGAGAAAAATTATGAAACCTGCTATTGAATTATTAGCAGGAATTCCTTCTGTAGTGTATGGGTTTTTTGGATTAGTGGTAATGGCACCAATAGTACAAAAAGCTGGAGGTTTGACCTTAGGAGAAACTGCATTTACAGGTAGCTTAATTCTAGCCATAATGGCCTTGCCCACCATCATCACTATCTCGGAAGACGCTTTAAGAAATACACCAAAGGCTATGCGTGATGCCAGTTATGCCTTAGGCGCCAACCGATGGCAAACCATTTATAAGGTTGTCATTCCTTATGCATCATCAGGAATTTCGGCTGCTATCATTCTGGGTGTTGGCAGAGCAATTGGCGAAACCATGGCAGTGTTAATGGTAACAGGAAATGCTGCTGTAATGCCTCACTCACTTTTTGAATCTGTAAGAACAATACCGGCAACCATTGCAGCTGAGTTAGGCGAAGCCCCAGGTGGTGGCACACATTATCAATCACTCTTTCTTTTAGGTTGTGTTTTGTTCTTAATCACTTTAATCATTAGCATAATTTCAGAAAAAATTTCAGGGAGAAAAATTATTAAAGAATGA
- a CDS encoding PstS family phosphate ABC transporter substrate-binding protein — protein sequence MKKSILTALVIVLTLSGSYAQKVKGSDTVLPLTQEEIEAYKKEKPSASISVTGGGSGVGITALLNGTTDIAQSSRKIKFDEKQKLAEAGKAVKEVIIAYDALSIVVHPSNKVSQLTREQLEKIFTGKITNWKEVGGDDMKIIPYSRETSSGTYEFFKESVLKNKNYMNGILSMPATGGIIQSISQTKGAIGYVGFAYITDKVKALNVSYNNGKTFIEPTIANAKNKSYPIVRPLYYYYTNLSTEGKSFIDFILTPKGQNVVSKVGYITIK from the coding sequence ATGAAAAAATCAATTTTAACGGCATTAGTGATTGTCCTTACACTTTCCGGAAGTTATGCACAAAAAGTCAAAGGATCTGACACTGTTTTACCACTAACCCAAGAAGAAATAGAGGCATATAAAAAAGAAAAACCATCTGCTTCAATCTCAGTAACTGGCGGAGGTAGTGGTGTGGGAATTACAGCATTATTAAACGGAACAACAGATATTGCACAATCATCACGCAAAATAAAATTTGACGAAAAACAAAAACTCGCTGAAGCCGGTAAAGCGGTTAAGGAAGTGATTATTGCTTATGATGCTTTGAGTATTGTTGTTCATCCGTCAAACAAAGTATCGCAACTTACACGTGAACAATTAGAAAAGATTTTTACGGGAAAGATAACAAACTGGAAAGAGGTGGGTGGAGACGATATGAAAATAATACCTTATTCGAGAGAAACATCATCAGGGACTTATGAGTTTTTTAAAGAAAGTGTGTTAAAAAACAAAAACTACATGAATGGTATATTGAGTATGCCTGCAACCGGTGGTATTATACAGTCGATAAGTCAAACAAAAGGTGCAATTGGATATGTTGGGTTTGCCTACATTACAGACAAAGTAAAAGCACTTAATGTTTCTTACAATAATGGTAAAACATTTATTGAGCCTACAATAGCCAACGCAAAAAATAAAAGCTACCCTATTGTAAGACCGCTTTACTATTATTACACCAACCTAAGCACAGAAGGAAAGTCGTTCATTGATTTTATTCTAACCCCTAAAGGTCAGAACGTAGTTTCTAAAGTAGGATATATTACTATAAAGTAA
- the ytxJ gene encoding bacillithiol system redox-active protein YtxJ, producing MEFKILESNTQLIDIEAESETKRQVIFKHSTRCSVSAFAKKVLLSEFSEELGDEFDVYYLDLLNNRMLSNTIAKRYEVQHESPQILILDRGKCIYHASHNEVSLSDAKASIQK from the coding sequence ATGGAGTTTAAAATTTTAGAAAGCAATACTCAGTTGATTGACATTGAAGCAGAGTCAGAAACAAAAAGACAGGTAATCTTTAAGCATAGTACACGCTGTTCTGTAAGTGCATTTGCTAAAAAGGTGTTATTGTCAGAATTTTCTGAGGAATTGGGAGATGAATTTGATGTATATTATCTTGACTTACTTAATAACAGAATGTTAAGTAACACAATTGCCAAAAGATATGAAGTGCAGCATGAATCACCACAAATTTTAATACTTGACAGGGGGAAATGTATTTATCATGCTTCGCATAATGAAGTTTCCCTGTCTGATGCAAAAGCTTCTATTCAGAAATAA
- a CDS encoding response regulator, with protein sequence MPNKILLVDDEPYIEDLVRQKFRKQIKENQFEFEYVSNGKSALEILKNDDSFDLMLTDINMPVMDGLTLLEKLRENNILTKAVVVSAYADLSNIRTAMNRGAFDFITKPIDLSDLEATIKKTILEMEMLRKGIEASRKLDDALLQKAEAQQKTLEALLEKEKLILQQNELLETQVQQRTAELQQQKVLIEEKNKEILDSIHYASYLQRAILPSEETFSSFFKESFVLYQPKDIVAGDFYWLEPVEDGHIVVVADCTGHGVAGALLSMLGISLLNHLVRDKNITQPAELLNQLRIEVSRSLNQTETHAAEGMDIAVCYINCRAKQITFAGACRPLVFVSGNELKTLSGNKIFIGGNNNSQQQEFINQTISFDEAGTVYLFTDGYADQFGGDKNKKLMSGKLKELFFEKHKLPMKEQLTFFSDYLKKWRGNNEQVDDVLLLGFRCK encoded by the coding sequence ATGCCAAATAAAATATTATTAGTAGATGACGAGCCTTACATAGAGGATTTAGTCAGACAAAAATTCAGAAAACAGATTAAAGAAAATCAATTTGAATTTGAATATGTGTCTAATGGCAAAAGTGCATTAGAGATATTAAAGAACGATGACAGTTTTGATCTGATGCTTACTGACATCAACATGCCTGTGATGGATGGGCTGACATTGCTTGAAAAACTAAGAGAAAACAATATTCTTACCAAGGCTGTTGTAGTATCTGCTTATGCCGACCTGAGCAACATACGAACTGCAATGAATCGTGGTGCTTTTGATTTTATTACCAAGCCTATTGACCTTTCAGACCTTGAAGCTACCATCAAGAAAACTATTTTAGAAATGGAAATGCTTCGTAAAGGCATTGAAGCCTCCCGTAAACTCGATGATGCCTTACTTCAAAAAGCCGAAGCACAACAAAAAACATTAGAAGCCCTTTTAGAAAAGGAAAAATTAATACTTCAGCAAAACGAACTTCTCGAAACACAGGTTCAGCAACGAACTGCCGAACTACAACAACAAAAAGTTCTTATAGAAGAAAAAAACAAAGAGATTCTCGACTCCATACATTATGCAAGCTATTTGCAACGCGCCATTCTGCCTTCTGAAGAAACATTTTCTTCTTTCTTTAAAGAAAGTTTTGTGTTATATCAACCTAAAGATATAGTTGCCGGAGATTTTTATTGGTTAGAGCCTGTTGAAGACGGGCACATTGTAGTGGTGGCAGATTGTACCGGTCACGGTGTTGCAGGTGCCTTACTAAGTATGTTGGGAATATCCCTTTTGAATCACCTTGTTAGAGATAAAAATATTACGCAACCTGCTGAATTATTAAATCAGCTACGCATTGAAGTTTCGCGATCACTCAATCAAACAGAAACTCATGCTGCCGAAGGAATGGATATTGCCGTTTGCTACATCAATTGCCGTGCAAAGCAAATTACATTTGCCGGAGCTTGCCGCCCTCTTGTATTTGTTTCAGGGAATGAACTTAAAACGCTTTCGGGAAATAAAATATTTATCGGTGGAAATAACAATTCTCAACAGCAGGAATTTATCAATCAGACCATTTCTTTTGACGAGGCAGGTACTGTATATCTTTTTACTGATGGCTATGCCGATCAATTTGGGGGCGATAAAAATAAAAAGCTCATGTCGGGCAAACTCAAAGAATTGTTTTTTGAAAAACATAAGCTACCTATGAAAGAGCAATTAACTTTCTTTTCAGACTATTTAAAAAAGTGGCGTGGCAATAACGAGCAGGTTGATGATGTGTTGTTATTGGGCTTCCGTTGTAAGTAA
- a CDS encoding SpoIIE family protein phosphatase, with product MSYPFTKFFFCFFLCCLFHAAWGNNTLEKSKKDTGVNVKINLNDLLSDDEQRQEQADSAIRVFENIENLLEFKNNWKLKIGDDTTWYNQNLNDTDWEQKADSIRDNANYNTIVWYRMHFDVDSHLLNRPLAFILHLYGSAAEVYLDGKLLKKYGTVATNLIDEDAVFNANPLPVAVVFSHPHNHVLAIRYSNFHRAGAKTSGFNIGRNFSIKFKDLNNEIEDTVSTSKKFSLNIFISAIFLTLAVVHFIMFLYYRRKITNLYYSLYCIGIFLFSFYTYHLVTSTNYASIAFMSKTLQFIAPLIVVPIVAMLHTIFYNRFRKILWFILTLYAIMIVLYLASFKNAANVLIGVLMMISFVEILRVIIVSVRKKRDGARVFVMAFLLPLILFILARLLPDNMNFAGISFEISDSVIVLYGMILGLPFSVALYLARDFARMGKTLTKQIDEITELSTKTILQEQEKKHILENQKALLESEVKERTAEVLQQKNVIETKNREVTESLHYAKRIQAAILPDINLMNQSFSDLFILYQPKDIVSGDFYSFAQRDEKVMIAAADCTGHGVAGAFMSMIGIALINQIINEKGTTEPSIILEQLNEGIITALKQRKSEMNEGMDIAFCTIDKKNGNMQFSGANRPLWLIRNKEFLSFKPTKMPIGGQQVNKSEGFLQHHINLQPGDALYLFSDGYADQFGGEKGKKFMIKNLRETLLTINHLPMKEQKNHLYNTFIKWKGVQDQVDDILVIGIKIS from the coding sequence ATGAGCTATCCTTTTACAAAGTTTTTCTTTTGTTTTTTTCTTTGTTGTCTTTTTCATGCTGCATGGGGCAACAATACCCTCGAAAAATCTAAAAAAGATACGGGAGTTAATGTTAAAATTAATCTTAACGACTTACTTTCTGATGATGAACAAAGACAAGAACAAGCCGACTCCGCTATTCGTGTTTTTGAAAATATTGAGAATCTACTGGAGTTTAAAAACAACTGGAAACTTAAAATTGGTGATGACACCACTTGGTATAATCAAAACTTAAACGATACCGACTGGGAACAAAAAGCCGACTCCATACGTGACAATGCTAATTACAATACTATAGTTTGGTATCGCATGCATTTTGATGTGGACAGCCATCTGTTAAATCGTCCACTGGCTTTTATACTGCATCTTTATGGTTCAGCTGCCGAGGTTTATTTAGATGGTAAACTACTGAAAAAGTATGGAACTGTTGCAACTAACCTTATAGACGAAGATGCTGTCTTTAATGCTAACCCATTACCTGTTGCCGTAGTTTTTTCTCATCCTCATAACCATGTTTTAGCCATCCGCTATTCTAATTTTCACCGTGCCGGTGCTAAAACCAGTGGGTTTAACATAGGACGAAACTTCTCCATAAAATTCAAAGACCTGAATAATGAAATTGAAGATACCGTTAGCACTTCTAAAAAATTTTCACTTAACATTTTTATTTCCGCTATCTTCCTTACCCTTGCTGTGGTACATTTCATCATGTTTCTCTATTACAGAAGAAAAATAACCAACTTATACTATAGCTTGTATTGTATTGGTATTTTTCTTTTTTCTTTTTATACCTACCATTTAGTAACCTCTACAAACTATGCATCTATTGCCTTCATGTCAAAAACCCTACAATTTATTGCCCCCTTGATTGTAGTGCCAATAGTAGCAATGCTACATACAATATTTTACAACCGTTTCAGAAAAATTTTGTGGTTTATATTAACCTTGTATGCCATCATGATTGTGCTCTATCTGGCATCATTTAAAAATGCAGCCAATGTCCTCATTGGAGTGCTAATGATGATTTCCTTTGTGGAAATTTTGAGAGTGATTATCGTATCTGTCAGAAAAAAAAGAGATGGTGCAAGAGTTTTTGTCATGGCTTTTTTGCTGCCTCTAATACTTTTTATTCTTGCACGTTTATTGCCTGACAATATGAACTTTGCGGGAATATCATTTGAAATTTCAGATTCTGTTATTGTGCTATATGGTATGATTTTGGGACTTCCCTTTTCTGTAGCCTTGTATCTGGCACGCGATTTTGCACGAATGGGAAAAACCTTGACGAAACAAATTGATGAAATAACAGAATTATCCACAAAAACCATTCTTCAGGAACAAGAAAAAAAACATATCCTCGAAAACCAAAAGGCTTTGCTTGAGTCTGAAGTAAAAGAACGGACAGCAGAAGTATTGCAGCAGAAAAATGTGATAGAAACCAAAAACCGGGAAGTTACTGAGAGTTTGCACTACGCTAAAAGAATTCAAGCTGCAATTTTACCTGACATCAATCTGATGAACCAAAGTTTCTCTGATTTGTTTATCCTCTACCAGCCTAAAGACATAGTAAGTGGTGATTTTTACAGTTTTGCACAACGTGACGAAAAAGTAATGATTGCTGCGGCAGATTGTACCGGACATGGTGTGGCAGGAGCATTTATGAGTATGATTGGAATCGCATTAATCAATCAGATAATTAATGAAAAAGGCACTACTGAACCCTCCATAATACTCGAACAACTCAACGAAGGTATTATAACGGCACTTAAGCAACGCAAAAGCGAAATGAATGAAGGGATGGATATTGCATTTTGTACCATAGACAAAAAGAATGGCAATATGCAATTTTCGGGAGCCAACCGTCCACTTTGGCTGATACGTAATAAAGAGTTTTTATCTTTCAAGCCTACCAAAATGCCTATTGGTGGGCAACAAGTCAATAAGTCAGAAGGTTTCCTTCAGCATCATATAAACTTACAACCCGGAGATGCCCTCTATCTATTTTCTGATGGCTATGCCGATCAATTTGGAGGAGAGAAAGGGAAGAAATTTATGATAAAAAACTTAAGAGAAACGCTTTTAACGATTAACCATCTCCCAATGAAAGAACAAAAAAATCATCTATATAACACTTTCATTAAGTGGAAGGGAGTGCAAGATCAGGTTGATGACATTTTAGTAATTGGAATAAAAATATCCTAA
- a CDS encoding NAD(P)/FAD-dependent oxidoreductase, with product MTTMKKISIIGAGLVGSLLALYLNKRGYKVTLHERRPDMRKVKIPAGRSINLALSDRGWKGLQGVGIDDAIRQIGIPMTHRTMHSVDGKITTQPYGKDGQGIYAVSRGILNCTLLDLAEAGGVEIHFNQRCTGITLASGEMQFEHSENNQKSSQHADLIFGADGAFAASRLQLQLSTDQFNYSQSYLQHGYKELMFVAKADGSHQLEKNALHIWPRGGYMLIALPNLDGTFTVTLFFPLKGNPSFESLHNKQEVKAFFQKTFPDAVPLLHDLEEDFFHNPTGSLVTVKCAPWSFKNKVVLIGDAAHAIVPFYGQGMNCGFEDCSVLNDLLNQHADDWEKVILEYERLRKPAADAIGELAVDNFIEMRDLVGKPEFLLRKKIEGWFSEKHPDKWIPLYTMVTFSHIPYHEAQARGQRQNDIMNEVMKITDIENKWNSAEVENQILQLLNYT from the coding sequence ATAACAACAATGAAAAAAATTTCCATCATAGGTGCCGGTCTTGTGGGTTCGTTGCTGGCACTATATCTTAATAAACGAGGATATAAAGTTACACTTCACGAGCGCAGACCTGATATGCGTAAAGTAAAAATTCCGGCAGGAAGAAGTATTAACCTTGCATTGAGCGACCGTGGTTGGAAAGGTCTTCAGGGCGTAGGCATTGACGATGCAATTCGTCAAATCGGAATACCGATGACACACCGCACAATGCATAGTGTTGACGGAAAAATAACTACACAGCCCTATGGGAAAGACGGTCAGGGCATTTACGCAGTTTCCAGAGGAATTTTAAACTGCACACTACTTGATTTGGCTGAAGCAGGTGGTGTTGAAATTCATTTTAATCAGCGGTGTACCGGAATTACACTTGCATCAGGTGAAATGCAATTTGAGCATTCGGAAAATAATCAGAAATCTTCTCAGCATGCAGATTTGATTTTTGGTGCTGATGGTGCCTTTGCAGCTTCGCGTCTTCAACTTCAGCTTTCAACAGATCAGTTCAACTATTCACAGAGTTATCTTCAACATGGCTACAAAGAACTGATGTTTGTTGCAAAAGCCGATGGCAGTCACCAACTCGAAAAAAATGCTCTTCATATCTGGCCTCGTGGTGGATATATGCTCATTGCACTACCTAATCTTGATGGAACTTTTACAGTAACGCTTTTCTTCCCTTTAAAAGGAAATCCTTCTTTCGAATCGCTTCACAACAAACAAGAAGTTAAAGCTTTTTTTCAAAAAACATTTCCTGATGCTGTTCCATTGTTACATGATCTTGAAGAAGATTTTTTTCATAATCCAACAGGTTCGTTGGTAACGGTTAAGTGTGCACCATGGAGTTTTAAGAATAAAGTAGTTCTTATCGGTGATGCTGCACATGCTATTGTTCCATTCTATGGTCAGGGCATGAACTGTGGTTTTGAAGATTGCAGTGTATTGAACGATCTGCTCAATCAACATGCTGACGATTGGGAGAAAGTAATACTGGAATACGAACGGTTGAGAAAACCTGCTGCCGATGCTATTGGTGAACTTGCAGTTGACAATTTTATTGAGATGCGTGATTTAGTGGGTAAGCCTGAATTTTTATTGCGTAAAAAAATTGAAGGATGGTTCAGTGAAAAACATCCTGACAAATGGATTCCTCTTTACACTATGGTTACGTTTAGCCATATTCCATATCATGAAGCACAGGCTCGTGGTCAGAGGCAAAACGACATCATGAATGAAGTAATGAAAATTACAGATATTGAAAACAAATGGAATAGTGCAGAAGTAGAAAACCAAATATTACAGTTGTTAAATTACACTTAA
- the kynU gene encoding kynureninase codes for MQFINSNDFAAQLDEQDNLKSFRQKFLFPKHQDKDVIYFCGNSLGLQPKQTREYVLQELNDWKDFGVEGHFQAKNPWYPYHEFLRDNMALIAGSLSSETVVMNSLTANIHFMLVSFYKPTSKRFKIICESSAFPSDQYALQTQVKFHGFNPDDAIIELHPRNGEYTIRHEDILSTITKHQNELALVFLGNPNYYTGQVFDMASITKAGHAAGSLVGFDLAHGIGNLELHLHDWNVDFAVWCSYKYLNAGPGGVAGAFVHQKHCNNIELIRFAGWWGNDPQTRFTMPHDFVPVKSADAWQLSNAPVLPMAALRASLEIFAEAGIQNLIKKRRLMNDFLRFIINDIIGKTNSEKNIIMITPENENERAAQVSMLCKHNGKKIHSYLTEQGIIADWREPEVLRIAPVPLYNSFNDIYQFGKCLHEALLLNK; via the coding sequence ATGCAATTTATCAATTCAAATGATTTTGCTGCCCAACTTGATGAGCAGGATAATTTAAAATCATTCCGGCAGAAATTTCTTTTTCCGAAGCATCAGGATAAAGATGTCATCTATTTCTGTGGAAACTCGCTAGGACTTCAACCAAAACAAACACGCGAATATGTTTTACAGGAGTTAAATGACTGGAAAGATTTTGGTGTTGAAGGACATTTTCAGGCAAAAAACCCATGGTATCCCTATCACGAATTTCTGAGAGATAACATGGCACTTATTGCAGGCTCACTGTCGTCAGAAACTGTGGTAATGAATTCGCTCACTGCCAATATTCATTTCATGTTGGTGTCGTTTTACAAACCTACTTCAAAACGTTTTAAAATAATCTGTGAATCATCTGCCTTTCCATCCGACCAGTATGCCTTACAAACACAAGTGAAATTTCATGGCTTCAATCCTGATGATGCCATTATTGAATTGCATCCGCGCAACGGAGAATATACAATCAGACATGAAGACATCCTTTCAACAATAACTAAACATCAGAACGAACTGGCGCTTGTTTTTTTAGGCAACCCCAATTATTATACAGGGCAGGTTTTTGATATGGCTTCTATCACAAAAGCAGGACACGCTGCAGGATCATTGGTTGGCTTCGATCTGGCACATGGCATAGGAAATCTGGAGTTACATCTTCACGACTGGAATGTTGATTTTGCAGTATGGTGCAGCTACAAGTACCTTAATGCCGGACCCGGAGGTGTGGCAGGTGCTTTTGTTCATCAAAAACATTGTAACAACATTGAGTTGATTCGGTTTGCAGGTTGGTGGGGAAACGACCCACAAACACGTTTCACCATGCCGCACGATTTTGTTCCGGTTAAAAGTGCCGATGCATGGCAACTGAGTAATGCACCTGTGCTTCCTATGGCTGCTTTGCGTGCCTCATTAGAAATTTTTGCCGAAGCAGGAATACAAAACCTGATAAAAAAACGCAGGCTGATGAATGACTTCTTACGATTTATCATTAATGACATTATTGGCAAGACAAATTCAGAAAAAAATATTATAATGATAACACCTGAAAATGAAAACGAACGAGCTGCACAGGTGAGTATGTTATGCAAACACAATGGTAAAAAAATACATAGTTACCTGACAGAGCAAGGAATCATTGCCGACTGGCGTGAACCTGAAGTGTTACGCATTGCTCCTGTTCCACTATACAATTCCTTTAACGACATTTATCAATTCGGCAAATGCCTGCATGAAGCTTTGCTTCTAAATAAATAA
- the gmk gene encoding guanylate kinase, producing MRKHFLFCGPSGSGKTSIVQHLLTKYSFMQFSISATTRPKRAHETEGQDYYFMTIENFRNHIEQDHFVEWEQVYEGRYYGTLKSEVERIEAINCSVVFDVDVEGGLKIKQHFGNNLLAVFIRPPSIENLRERLIARNTETAESLEIRLNKSIKELSYENRFDNIIINDYFEQSCIKAETLVNAFLSR from the coding sequence ATGAGAAAGCATTTTCTTTTCTGTGGTCCAAGCGGTAGTGGCAAAACAAGCATTGTTCAACATCTGTTAACAAAATATAGTTTCATGCAGTTCAGTATTTCTGCAACTACACGACCAAAACGTGCACATGAAACAGAAGGTCAAGACTATTATTTTATGACGATTGAAAACTTTCGTAATCATATTGAACAGGATCATTTTGTTGAATGGGAACAAGTTTATGAAGGTCGGTATTATGGTACTTTAAAATCAGAAGTTGAACGCATTGAAGCTATAAACTGTTCTGTTGTTTTTGATGTTGACGTTGAAGGAGGATTAAAGATAAAACAACATTTCGGCAACAACCTGCTTGCCGTATTCATTCGTCCACCTTCAATAGAAAATCTTCGTGAGCGGCTGATTGCACGTAATACCGAAACAGCAGAGTCACTTGAAATTCGCCTTAATAAATCTATCAAAGAATTATCGTACGAAAATCGTTTCGATAATATAATTATCAATGACTATTTTGAACAATCGTGTATTAAAGCCGAAACTTTGGTTAATGCATTCTTGAGTCGCTAA